The Colletes latitarsis isolate SP2378_abdomen chromosome 14, iyColLati1, whole genome shotgun sequence genome has a segment encoding these proteins:
- the LOC143350107 gene encoding solute carrier family 35 member F5: protein MSCSVELRQRRPQGMAEDPHKLAAMMNKSQRLVLGLLVLLLVDIIWVSSSELTKYIYREAAFEKPFFSTYVKTSMFTLYLLGLCFWPPWRDQCNKPATYMFIDPNVEDDNFYSEANTSLSDPTFVPIKTPDHCDRSSGTESDDSSIRSVRFSKLAEVRHMSESDATEALLARLSYQASLRAGEHARRQANKFSVQKVAKIALMFCLLWFMANYTYQISLAKTEAGVVTVLSSTSSLFTLFLAAVFPSNGGDKFTLSKLVAVSVSILGLVLVGLSDLTIETNRIPTGIILALVSAFFYAAYIVFLKRKVDHEDKIDIPMFFGFVGLFNLTLLWPLFFILHYGRWEEFEWPNTHQWTFLIINGLIGTVLSEVLWLWGCFLTSSLIATLAVSLTMPMSMIADVLLKKVEYPCIFYLGTIPMLLAFLTVSLLSYYDNWDPVMDLIKRIYIWICRKNRSTRIPDIEAEQTESLIGINNGEHEA, encoded by the exons ATGAGCTGCTCTGTAGAATTACGACAGCGCAGACCGCAGGGGATGGCGGAGGATCCTCATAAACTTGCAGCAATGATGAATAAATCGCAAAGACTTGTTCTGGGACTATTAGTTTTACTGTTAGTTGATATAATTTGGGTCTCCAGTTCTGAACTAACTAAA TATATTTATAGAGAAGCAGCATTTGAAAAACCATTTTTTAGTACATATGTAAAAACATCCATGTTTACACTTTACTTGCTTGGTTTATGTTTTTGGCCTCCATGGCGGGACCAATGCAATAAACCAGCAACATACATG TTTATAGATCCCAATGTGGAAGATGATAACTTTTATTCAGAAGCCAATACAAGTTTG AGTGACCCAACATTTGTTCCAATAAAAACACCAGATCACTGTGATCGTTCTTCAGGCACAGAAAGCGATGATTCTTCTATACGTTCTGTAAGATTTAGTAAGTTAGCTGAAGTCCGACATATGTCGGAAAGTGATGCTACAGAAGCATTATTAGCAAGACTCAGTTATCAAGCGAGTTTAAGAGCCGGAGAACATGCAAGGCGGCAAGCTAATAAGTTTTCTGTTCAAAAAGTTGCAAAGATTGCACTTATGTTTTGTTTACTT TGGTTTATGGCAAATTATACTTATCAAATATCATTAGCAAAAACTGAAGCAGGAGTTGTAACAGTATTGTCATCAACTTCAAGTTTATTTACTTTATTCCTTGCTGCTGTTTTCCCCAGCAATGGAGGAGATAAATTTACGCTGTCTAAGCTGGTTGCTGTCTCTGTTAGCATTCTCGGACTA GTATTAGTCGGTCTTTCAGATTTAACAATAGAAACTAATAGGATACCTACAGGCATAATATTGGCGCTAGTCAGTGCATTCTTTTATGCAGCTTACATTGTATTCTTAAAACGAAAAGTGGATCATGAAGATAAAATAGATATTCCAATGTTTTTCGGCTTTGTTGGACTTTTTAATTTGACACTTTTATGGCCATTATTTTTTATCCTTCATTACGGCCGTTGGGAGGAATTCGAATGGCCAAATACTCATCAATGGACATTTTTGATTATTAATGGTCTGATTGGTACAGTTCTAAGTGAAGTACTTTGGCTATG GGGTTGTTTTTTAACGTCGTCCCTCATAGCAACTTTGGCAGTTAGTTTAACTATGCCAATGTCGATGATAGCTGATGTGTTATTAAAAAAGGTCGAGTACCCTTGCATTTTCTACTTAGGAACCATTCCAATGCTTTTAGCATTTCTAACTGTGTCTCTTCTGTCTTACTACGATAATTGGGATCCAGTTATGGATTTGATTAAAAGAATTTACATTTGGATTTGTAGAAAAAATAGATCAACAAG AATACCAGATATTGAAGCAGAGCAAACAGAATCGCTTATAGGAATAAATAATGGTGAACACGAAGCTTAA